Proteins found in one Zea mays cultivar B73 chromosome 1, Zm-B73-REFERENCE-NAM-5.0, whole genome shotgun sequence genomic segment:
- the LOC100286293 gene encoding DNA-binding protein (The RefSeq protein has 1 substitution compared to this genomic sequence) produces the protein MGSLDGGHSLQQGRHHGYAHSQSHVGAGPDSSNNNNDEDDASPPPPAGAGGGPRRPRGRPPGSKNKPKPPVVVTRESPNAMRSHVLEIASGADIVDAIAGFSRRRQRGVSVLSGTGAVTNVTLREPAGAGGAAAVALRGRFEILSMSGAFLPAPAPPGATGLTVYLAGGQGQVVGGSVMGELIASGPVMVIAATFGNATYERLPLDQADAEEGAVLSGSSEGATAQQLEQQQSSGGPVVPPSMYAVPQTPPHPHDMFGQWGHAAVTRPPPTSF, from the coding sequence ATGGGGAGCCTCGACGGCGGCCACTCGCTGCAGCAGGGCCGCCACCACGGCtacgcccactcccactcccacGTCGGCGCGGGTCCcgacagcagcaacaacaacaacgacGAGGACGACGCGTCGCCCCCGCCGCCTGCCGGGGCGGGAGGAGGtcctcgccggccgcgcgggaggCCCCCGGGGTCCAAGAACAAGCCGAAGCCGCCCGTGGTGGTGACGCGGGAGAGCCCCAACGCGATGCGCTCCCACGTGCTGGAGATCGCCAGCGGCGCCGACATCGTCGACGCCATCGCGGGCTTCTCCCGCCGCCGCCAGCGCGGCGTCTCCGTCCTCAGCGGCACGGGCGCGGTCACCAACGTCACGCTGCGGGAGCCCGCGGGGGCAGGCGGGGCAGCGGCCGTCGCGCTGCGCGGCCGCTTCGAGATACTGTCCATGTCCGGGGCTTTCctcccggcgccggcgccgccggGGGCCACGGGGCTCACCGTGTACCTGGCGGGGGGGCAGGGGCAGGTGGTGGGCGGGAGCGTCATGGGGGAGCTCATCGCTTCGGGCCCCGTCATGGTGATCGCCGCCACGTTCGGCAACGCCACCTACGAGAGGCTGCCGCTGGACCAGGCAGACGCCGAGGAGGGCGCCGTGCTGTCCGGCTCGTCCGAGGGCGCCACCGCGCAGCAGCTGGAGCAGCAGCAGAGCAGCGGGGGTCCCGTCGTGCCGCCGTCCATGTACGCCGTCCCGCAGACGCCGCCGCACCCGCACGACATGTTCGGGCAGTGGGGGCACGCGGCTGTGACGCGCCCACCGCCGACGTCGTTCTAG